One genomic window of Spiroplasma endosymbiont of Diplazon laetatorius includes the following:
- the rpsB gene encoding 30S ribosomal protein S2, which translates to MAKDLTREQLWDAGAQFGHQTKRWNPKMKPYIYGAKNKNHIIDLQQTIWRLEDVKKYVTSIGQKKEKIIFVGTKRSAKNAVKEAALRSGNFFVNSRWLGGTLTNMKTISLRIKALWDIENEEKTGKINLRPKKEQILIKKEKAKLEKTLGGIKQMHKLPAAMFVVDPKTDEIAVKEARKLRIPVIAICDTNVDPDMVDFVIPANDDIQESVNIITNFIVDVYADAAGIKMQPSNLKVVAQKKEDREYNGERRNYTPRNNDANGERPAYKKPAVKKEETK; encoded by the coding sequence ATGGCAAAAGACTTAACAAGAGAACAGTTATGAGACGCTGGAGCTCAATTTGGACACCAAACTAAACGTTGAAATCCAAAAATGAAACCATATATTTATGGAGCAAAAAACAAAAATCACATTATTGATTTACAACAAACAATTTGAAGATTAGAAGATGTTAAAAAATACGTTACTTCAATTGGACAAAAAAAAGAAAAAATTATTTTTGTAGGAACAAAAAGAAGTGCTAAAAACGCAGTTAAAGAAGCTGCGTTAAGAAGTGGAAACTTCTTTGTTAACTCAAGATGATTAGGTGGAACTTTAACTAACATGAAAACTATTTCATTAAGAATTAAAGCTCTATGAGATATTGAAAACGAAGAAAAAACAGGAAAAATTAACTTAAGACCTAAAAAAGAACAAATTCTAATTAAAAAAGAAAAAGCTAAATTAGAAAAAACTTTAGGTGGAATTAAACAAATGCATAAATTACCTGCAGCAATGTTCGTAGTCGATCCAAAAACTGACGAAATTGCAGTTAAAGAAGCAAGAAAATTAAGAATTCCAGTTATCGCAATCTGTGATACAAACGTTGACCCAGATATGGTAGACTTTGTAATTCCTGCAAATGATGATATTCAAGAATCAGTAAACATTATTACTAACTTCATAGTAGATGTATATGCTGATGCAGCTGGAATCAAAATGCAACCAAGTAATTTAAAAGTTGTTGCACAGAAAAAAGAAGACAGAGAATACAATGGTGAAAGAAGAAACTACACACCAAGAAATAATGATGCAAATGGTGAAAGACCAGCATACAAAAAACCTGCAGTAAAAAAAGAAGAAACTAAATAG
- the tsf gene encoding translation elongation factor Ts, with the protein MAVTPQLIKELREMTSAGMMDCKKALEATDGNIEEAVVWLRENGLAKAAKKADRVAAEGVSFAKTNGKRAVVFEVNSETDFVSKNDKFMALIENIGNALLDSSASTLEEALEVKLSSGQTIQEACVEATATIGEKIELRRIAAVEGGKLSIYNHANSRISVLLGFEGDINDEDAYNVCMHVAAMAPKYLAESDVPQEFKDQEMHIIKETTDLTGKPENVAEGILKGKLNKKLAEVTLLAQGFVMDEKQTVGNFIKSKGATLNQMFRFEVGEGIEKVTTDFAAEVAAQLAGN; encoded by the coding sequence ATGGCAGTTACACCACAATTAATTAAAGAATTAAGAGAAATGACTTCTGCTGGAATGATGGACTGTAAAAAAGCTTTAGAAGCTACAGACGGAAACATCGAAGAAGCAGTAGTTTGATTAAGAGAAAACGGATTAGCAAAAGCAGCTAAAAAAGCTGACAGAGTTGCTGCTGAAGGGGTTTCATTTGCTAAAACAAATGGGAAAAGAGCAGTTGTATTTGAAGTAAACTCAGAAACTGATTTCGTTTCAAAAAATGATAAATTTATGGCATTAATCGAAAACATCGGAAATGCTTTATTAGACTCAAGCGCTTCTACTTTAGAAGAAGCTTTAGAAGTTAAATTATCTTCAGGACAAACTATTCAAGAAGCTTGTGTTGAAGCAACAGCAACAATTGGAGAAAAAATTGAATTAAGAAGAATTGCTGCAGTTGAAGGTGGAAAATTATCAATTTATAACCATGCAAACAGCAGAATATCTGTATTATTAGGATTTGAAGGAGATATCAATGACGAAGATGCATACAATGTATGTATGCACGTTGCTGCTATGGCACCTAAATATCTTGCTGAATCAGATGTTCCTCAAGAATTTAAAGATCAAGAAATGCACATTATCAAGGAAACAACTGACTTAACAGGAAAACCTGAAAATGTAGCAGAAGGAATCTTAAAAGGTAAACTAAACAAAAAACTTGCAGAAGTTACTTTACTTGCTCAAGGATTTGTTATGGATGAAAAACAAACAGTTGGAAACTTTATTAAATCAAAAGGTGCAACTTTAAATCAAATGTTTAGATTTGAAGTTGGAGAAGGAATTGAAAAAGTTACAACAGATTTCGCAGCAGAAGTTGCTGCTCAGTTAGCAGGTAACTAA
- a CDS encoding energy-coupled thiamine transporter ThiT: protein MNKKIFISTIIATSFRNLIFLALIIWGTLRIINSGVPGESGTLETPLGKIITISFCFSFIFIIYLLINISLLINYYYFGFQQSKIIISLSIITLNIELLCCYFIQNNKNKERTKFKFTKINIYEITVIAVLLAFYFVIGFVTSLIPPMPFYITLSFKYIPLFFGAFILSIAGSAILCFLAATLTVFIPGASIQFWQFIFDYWLSTFMIFIAGFFSPTVKSNNVFTKIAIWFSFITFPIIILYFSRVTSGVVYWLNPNVNNEIGLPEFEWSNSIGYSFIYNSINTIFDYVLLIICVPTMCETLWSVKDRLSVNKQLND from the coding sequence ATGAATAAGAAAATATTTATATCAACTATAATAGCAACTTCTTTTAGGAACTTAATATTTTTAGCTTTAATAATTTGAGGTACTTTAAGAATAATAAACTCAGGTGTTCCTGGTGAAAGTGGAACCTTAGAAACACCTTTAGGAAAAATAATAACTATAAGTTTTTGTTTTTCTTTTATATTCATAATTTATCTACTTATAAATATATCTTTATTAATAAATTATTATTATTTTGGTTTTCAACAAAGCAAAATAATAATTTCTCTGTCTATAATCACTTTAAATATAGAACTATTATGTTGTTATTTTATTCAAAATAATAAAAATAAAGAAAGAACTAAATTTAAATTTACTAAAATAAACATTTATGAAATAACAGTTATAGCTGTCTTACTTGCTTTTTACTTTGTAATTGGTTTTGTGACTAGTTTGATACCACCAATGCCATTCTACATAACTTTAAGTTTTAAATACATTCCCTTATTTTTTGGAGCATTTATATTATCTATAGCAGGTTCAGCAATACTTTGTTTCCTGGCTGCAACACTAACTGTGTTTATACCAGGAGCAAGCATCCAATTCTGACAATTTATTTTTGATTATTGATTATCGACATTTATGATTTTTATAGCTGGTTTCTTTTCACCCACAGTAAAATCTAATAATGTTTTTACAAAAATAGCTATATGATTTTCTTTTATAACTTTCCCGATTATAATACTTTATTTTTCAAGAGTAACTTCAGGAGTTGTGTATTGACTTAATCCAAATGTTAACAATGAAATAGGTTTACCTGAATTTGAGTGATCAAATTCAATAGGCTATTCATTTATATATAACTCAATTAACACAATATTTGACTACGTGTTGTTGATAATCTGTGTTCCAACAATGTGTGAAACTTTATGGAGTGTAAAAGATAGATTATCTGTAAATAAACAATTAAATGACTAA
- the pyrH gene encoding UMP kinase, which yields MALKYKRVLLKISGEALKGSGDIYDKDKLDEVAKQVIELTKQGLQIGIVIGGGNIWRGKLADTLELFRIEADYMGMLATIMNALAFEATLRKLGFDKVKVYSSLEIKTVTSSYNYRNAREKLDEGYVTIFAGGTGYSYFTTDTGASIRAIEIKADALLMAKNGTKGVYDSDPNTNSDAKFLESLTHNDLVAGNLQVMDSTAAALSRDGKLKIVVFDMNGQENIIKIAHGELECTVID from the coding sequence ATGGCATTAAAATATAAAAGAGTCTTGTTAAAAATATCTGGAGAAGCTTTAAAGGGTAGCGGAGATATTTATGATAAAGATAAATTAGATGAAGTTGCAAAACAAGTTATTGAATTAACGAAACAAGGATTGCAAATCGGTATTGTAATTGGTGGAGGAAATATTTGAAGAGGTAAATTAGCAGATACTCTTGAATTATTTAGAATAGAAGCGGATTACATGGGAATGCTTGCAACAATTATGAATGCTTTAGCATTTGAAGCAACATTAAGAAAATTAGGATTTGATAAAGTTAAGGTTTACTCATCTTTAGAAATCAAAACAGTTACAAGTTCATATAACTATAGAAATGCAAGAGAAAAACTTGATGAAGGTTATGTAACAATATTTGCTGGAGGAACTGGTTATAGTTACTTTACAACAGATACAGGAGCAAGCATTAGAGCTATTGAAATTAAAGCAGATGCTTTATTGATGGCTAAAAACGGAACAAAAGGAGTTTATGATTCAGATCCAAATACAAACTCTGATGCAAAATTCTTAGAAAGTTTAACTCACAACGATTTAGTTGCAGGTAATTTACAAGTTATGGACTCAACTGCAGCTGCTCTTTCAAGAGATGGTAAGTTAAAAATTGTAGTATTTGACATGAATGGTCAAGAAAACATAATCAAAATTGCACACGGTGAATTAGAATGTACTGTGATTGATTAA
- the frr gene encoding ribosome recycling factor, which produces MAHEIIEMTELSMEEAIDSFKDYLTKVRTGRANANMLNSVMVDFYGTPTPINQTSQISSPEPQQLVIKPYDRSQVGAIIAGINKADLGLNPIGEADLVRINIPALTEEIRKDLVKKMLKELEGFKVRVRNARRDANDKIKKDATSPEDVKKDLENQVQKLTDKYVEMLDQLSKEKENDLMKI; this is translated from the coding sequence ATGGCACACGAAATTATTGAAATGACAGAATTAAGTATGGAAGAAGCTATTGATAGTTTTAAAGATTACTTAACAAAAGTTAGAACTGGTAGAGCAAATGCAAATATGCTAAATAGTGTAATGGTTGATTTCTACGGAACACCAACACCAATTAACCAAACTTCACAAATATCTTCACCAGAACCACAACAATTGGTTATTAAACCATATGACAGAAGTCAAGTTGGAGCAATTATTGCTGGTATCAACAAAGCTGATTTAGGTTTAAATCCAATTGGAGAAGCTGATTTAGTTAGAATTAACATTCCTGCTTTAACTGAAGAAATCAGAAAAGATTTAGTTAAAAAAATGCTAAAAGAACTTGAAGGTTTTAAAGTTAGAGTTAGAAATGCAAGAAGAGATGCAAATGATAAAATTAAAAAAGATGCAACTTCACCTGAAGATGTTAAAAAAGACTTAGAAAATCAAGTTCAAAAATTAACAGATAAATATGTTGAAATGTTAGATCAATTATCAAAAGAAAAAGAAAATGATTTAATGAAAATATAA